A DNA window from Anaerocolumna sp. AGMB13020 contains the following coding sequences:
- a CDS encoding ABC transporter permease: MIFQTLLVVITDPIGLIFMFARFGSIGEWSVYRILLIYAIAVTSYGLAESFCRGFDYFPWKMIRSGDFDRLLLRPRSLMAQVAGSYFHLHRLARVASGLVTTIYCLQALKVSLRWLDICMLIMAFMGGFFTYTGVFVITSGIAFFSIKGLDWIYIFTNVSYQVTRCPMDYMPAALKYLFTFFMPMLLISYYPAASICGWTEDSYFKGFLALPGGTFFFLLASFVWRFGVRHYKSTGS, from the coding sequence ATGATTTTCCAAACCTTGCTGGTAGTTATTACAGACCCAATTGGTCTTATCTTTATGTTCGCAAGATTTGGAAGTATCGGTGAATGGTCGGTGTACAGGATACTGCTTATCTATGCCATTGCCGTCACAAGTTATGGACTTGCCGAGAGTTTCTGCCGGGGGTTTGATTATTTTCCCTGGAAGATGATAAGAAGTGGTGATTTTGACCGGTTGCTGCTAAGACCCAGATCCTTAATGGCTCAGGTGGCAGGAAGTTACTTTCATTTGCACCGTTTGGCCAGGGTTGCAAGCGGGCTGGTAACAACTATTTACTGTTTACAGGCCTTAAAGGTAAGCTTAAGATGGCTGGATATCTGTATGCTCATTATGGCATTTATGGGAGGTTTCTTTACCTATACGGGAGTTTTTGTAATAACCTCCGGGATAGCTTTCTTTTCTATCAAAGGGCTTGATTGGATTTATATCTTCACCAATGTAAGCTATCAGGTTACCCGATGCCCGATGGATTATATGCCTGCAGCCTTAAAATATCTGTTTACTTTCTTTATGCCAATGCTTCTAATAAGCTATTATCCGGCAGCTTCCATCTGTGGGTGGACAGAAGACAGTTATTTCAAAGGGTTCCTGGCTTTGCCTGGGGGAACTTTCTTCTTCTTGTTGGCTTCTTTCGTATGGAGGTTTGGAGTAAGGCATTATAAGAGTACCGGCAGTTGA
- a CDS encoding GNAT family N-acetyltransferase yields the protein MYIKKIDTFREIDEIKNMLVKDLSLGKTFEKVIESGSGEIYLSYEENEIAGFLMLKRVTALQAAISVFINEKHRYKGIGTELLRFSDKLIAKSSYESVTCEFTKDTGVAHFFEKNGYDLYCHIIEMERSNTLVALEEGSKELLKDTGIVIRNYRDSDYFGWHTVSDIGFYLLRESLGMKPSYYNQLSKSERERLACDSSNRYVMEVKGVIAAVGVIYANKIHLLAVRPDLHRQGYGRLMVSFLINKIIKVNSPEKVTIDVLFGNPAKYLYEQLGFQEVSCHSTYIKCYKPDSRSKAPEGCHTENEILEELRKYGMLRKEKAAYINTFI from the coding sequence ATGTATATTAAAAAAATTGATACGTTTCGTGAAATCGATGAAATCAAAAATATGCTTGTTAAGGATTTATCCTTAGGAAAGACCTTTGAAAAAGTAATTGAGTCCGGCAGTGGTGAAATATACCTAAGCTATGAGGAAAATGAGATTGCAGGCTTTCTTATGTTAAAAAGGGTTACTGCATTACAGGCAGCGATATCTGTGTTTATCAATGAAAAACACAGATATAAAGGAATAGGAACAGAACTGCTTCGTTTCTCAGATAAGCTTATTGCTAAAAGCTCATATGAAAGTGTGACCTGTGAATTTACAAAGGATACGGGAGTGGCACATTTCTTTGAGAAGAACGGCTATGACCTCTATTGTCATATCATTGAGATGGAAAGAAGTAATACCTTGGTTGCCCTAGAGGAAGGAAGCAAGGAACTGCTGAAGGATACAGGTATTGTTATAAGAAATTACAGAGATTCTGATTATTTTGGCTGGCATACAGTAAGTGATATTGGTTTTTATCTGCTAAGAGAGAGCTTAGGTATGAAACCTTCCTATTACAATCAGCTTTCCAAATCAGAGAGGGAAAGACTGGCGTGTGATTCGTCCAACCGATATGTAATGGAAGTGAAGGGTGTAATTGCTGCTGTTGGGGTTATCTATGCCAATAAGATTCACCTGCTTGCAGTACGACCTGATTTGCACCGACAAGGGTATGGAAGGCTTATGGTTTCTTTTCTGATCAATAAAATCATAAAAGTAAACAGCCCGGAAAAAGTAACCATAGATGTTCTTTTTGGAAACCCTGCAAAATACCTTTATGAGCAGCTTGGTTTCCAGGAGGTTAGTTGCCATAGTACCTATATCAAGTGTTATAAACCGGACAGCAGAAGCAAAGCGCCGGAGGGCTGTCATACAGAGAATGAAATACTGGAGGAACTAAGAAAATATGGTATGCTCCGAAAAGAAAAAGCTGCGTACATAAATACCTTTATATAA